The nucleotide sequence CGTCCGCCGCCTCGTACCGGCCTTCGAACATCCAGACCATGCCGAGGCCGAGCCCGCCGAGCGCCCGGCTCCACGGGTCGGTGCCGAGCAGGTCCGCCCAGCCCTCCGGGGTGGCGAGTACTGTCTCCAGCAGCTCCGGCGGCGGGCCGTTGGCCATCCCGGAGAGGTAGAGCAGGAACGGCTGCCGGGGCGGCCGACCCAGGCTCCACAGGATCGTCCCGGCCGGTCCGGCGCCCTGCGGGCCGCAGCCGTACCCGCCGAGTGAGGCGTGCAACAGGCAGAGCGCGTACTCCTCGGCGAGGTCGGGCGGCGGGGCGCCGCCGAGCCGCTCGACGAGCCGGGCGGCCAGTGCCGCTCCCTCGCCGCGCAGGCCGCGCAGCCACCAGTAGAACGACAGCGCGGCGACCAGCCGGAGCGCCGTCGCGTCGTCTCCGGCGCTCATCGCCCGGCGCAGCGCGACGTGCAGGTCGTCGCGGTCGGCGTCCAGCCGGCGCAGCCAGTCGAGCTGCTCCGCGCCGCGCAGCCGCTGGTCGGCGGTACGGGCCAGGTCGAGGAAGTACGCCGCGTGCGCCCGGCGCAGCCGGTCCGCCTCGCCCGCCTCGGCCAGCCGCTCGGCGCCGAACGCCCGCACCGTCTCCAGCATCCGGAAGCGCCCGCCGCCCGCCTCCACAAGGGACTTGTCCACCAGGCTGGAGAGCACGTCGAGCAGGTCCGCGCCGAGCGGCTCGCAGACCCGTTCGACGGCGTCCAGCCCGGCGCCGCCGGCGAAGACGGTCAGCCGGCGGGCCAGGGTCTGTTCGGCCTCGTCCAGCAGGTCCCAGCTCCACTGCACCACCGCGCGCAGCGTCTGGTGCCGGGGCTGGGCGATCCGGCTGCCCCGGGTCAACAGCCGGAACCGGTCGTCGAGCCGGGCCGCGACCTCCGCGGCCGGCAGCGCCCGCAACCGCGCCGCCGCCAGCTCGATGGCGAGTGGCAGGCCGTCGAGAGTGCGGCAGATCCGCAGTACCGCCGGGAGGTTGTCGGGGCCGACGGTGAATCCCGGTGACACGTCGGCGGCCCGGTCGGCGAAGAGCCGGACCGCCGGGTACGCCCCGGCGGCCTCGGCGGTCGTGCCGGCCGGTGGCAGGGGCAGTCCGGAGACGGGGCAGAGTGCCTCGCCGGTGAGCCCGAGCGGCTCGCGGCTGGTGGCCAGTACCCGCACCTTCGGGCAGACCCCGAGCAGCCGGGCGACGAGCCGGGCGGCGTCGGCGACCAGGTGTTCACAGTTGTCGAATACCAGCAGCAGGTCGCGGTCGGCGAGCGCGCTCACCAGCCGGTCGGCGGCGTCCCGGGGCCCACCCTGGGCGCGCAGCGCGGCGTCCCGCAGGTTCAGCGCGGCGAGTACCGCGGAGGCGACGTCGGCGCCCGCGGACACCGCCGCCAGCTCGACCAGGAAGACCTCGCCGGGCTGCCGGCCGGCGGCCTCGATCGCCAACCGGGTCTTGCCGGCGCCGCCCGGTCCGTGCAGGGTGACCAACCGCGCCTCGCCGAGCAGCTTGCCGACCCGGCCCAGCTCCTCCTCCCGGCCGACGAAGCTGCTGAGCTGCCCCGGCAGCCCGCCGACCGGCCCGGACACCTCGGCGTCGACCGGACCGGCGGGTGGGCGCGACACGGCATCGGTCGGGCCGGCGGATGGGCGCGGCACGGCACCGGCTCGACCGGCGGACGACGCCGGCACGTCGTCGGCCGGGCCGAGGGGCGGAGCTGGTGTGAGGTTGGCCATCCCGGGAGGCGGAGCTGGTGTGAGGTCGACCATCCCGGGAGGCGGAGCTGGTGTGAGGTCGACCATCCCGGGAGGCGGAGCTGGTGTGAGGTCGACCGGCCCGGGGTGCGGAGGCAGCAGTGCGGGGTCGTCCCGCAGCACGGCCACGTGCAGCGCGGCCAGCTCCGCGGACGGGTCGGTGCCGAGTTCCTCCGCGAGCAGCCGGCGCCCCTCCTCGTAGGCGGCCAGCGCCTCGGCCCGGCGGCCACCGGCGTGCAGGGCCCGCATCAGCTGGCCGCGCAGGCGCTCCCGCAGCGGGTACGCCGCCACCAGCTCGCGCAGCTCGGCCACCGAGGGCCCGGCCCCGGCGAGGTCGAGTTCCGCCGCCACCCGGTCCTCGACGGCGGCCAGCCGCAGCTCGTCGAGGCGGACCGCCTGGGCCCGGGCGAACGGCGCCTCCCGGACGTCGGCCAGCGCCTCCCCGCGCCACAACCCCGACGCGGCGCGCAGCAGCTCGATCCCGTGCCGCCGGTCACCGGCGGCCAACGCGCGCTGGCCGTCGGCCACCAGCCGGGTGAACCGGTGCAGGTCGACGTCCTCCGGGTCGACCGCGATCCGGTAGCCCGCCGGATGGAACTCCACGAGTGGCTCCGGCCGGTCGGCGCCGGAGAGCAGCTGGCGCAGCCGGGAGACCTGGGACTGGAGGGCGTTGCCGGCCCGGCCCGGCGCCTCGGCGCCGTAGAGTCCGTGGAGCAGCCGGTCCGTCGGGACCATCCGGCCGGCGTCGAGCAGCAGCAGCACCAGCAGGGCGCGCAGGCGCGGGCCGCCGACGACGAGTGGCCGGCCGTCGTCGGCGTACACCTCGGTCGCGCCCAGGATGCCGAACCGCATGGCGTCGATTGTCGCCCACCGGTCGGCGACCGCCGCCGGGGGCAGCGGAAGCGGGCTCCGAGGGCTTTGCGTGTTCGACTCCTTTGCTGCGCTGGTATAGCTAGTTTTGGGAGTGTTCGTCCGTGACTCGACCGCTGGGAGGCCGCAGGGATGGATGCCGAGGTCAACCTCAGGGTGGACGGGACCGATCACCGGATCACCGTCGACACCCGGACCACCCTGCTGGACACGCTGCGGGAGCGGCTGGGCAACACCAGCCCGAAGAAGGGTTGCGACCACGGGCAGTGCGGTGCCTGCACGATCCTGCTGGACGGGCGGCGGGCGAACAGCTGTCTCGCCCTCACCGTGGCGCACGACGGGGCCGAGATCGTCACCGCCGCCGGGCTTGCACCGGACGGCCAGCTGCACCCGATGCAGCGCTGCTTCATCCAGTACGACGCCTTCCAGTGCGGGTACTGCACGCCGGGGCAGATCGTCTCGGCGGTGGCGATGCTCCGCGAGGCCGAGGCGGGCTGGCCGAGCGCGGTGACCGTGGACGGTGCCGGTGCCGCTGTCGACGGGGCCGGTGGTGGGGGCGGCGGTGCCGGTGGTGGCGACGGGGGTCGGGGCAGGGCCAGGCTGGACGCCGACGAGATCCGGGAGCGGATGAGCGGCAACCTCTGCCGCTGCGCCGCGTACGCGAACATGGTGCCGGCGATCCTGGAACTGGCCCGGCGATGAGACCGTTCCGGTACGCCCGTGCCGACGACGTCACCGGTGCCGTGGCGCTGCTCGCCGAGTCGCCGAACGGCGCCTTCCTCGGCGGCGGAACCAACCTGGTCGACCTGATGAAGCTCCACGTGGCAACGCCGGACCTGCTGGTGGACGTCCGGCGGCTGACCTCGGACCGGGTGGAGGAGCTACCCGACGGCGGGATCCTGATCGGCGCCGCCACCCCGAACAGCGACCTGGCGGCGCATCCGCTGGTCCGGCGCCGCTACCCGGTGCTCTCCCAGGCCCTGCTCGCCGGCGCCTCCGGCCAGTTGCGCAACCTGGCCACCGCCGGCGGCAACCTGCTGCAACGCACCCGCTGCGGGTACTTCCAGGACGTCACCACGCCGTGCAACAAGCGCCGACCCGGCACCGGCTGTTCGGCGCTGGACGGACACCACCGGGAACTCGCGATCCTCGGCACCTCGCCGGAGTGCGTCGCCACCCATCCGTCGGACTTCGCGGTCGCCCTGGTCGCGCTGGACGCCGTCGTGCACACCGAGGGTCCGGGCGGCCGGCGGCACATCCCGATCGGCGACCTGCACCGGCTGCCGGGGACCGAACCGAACCGGGACACCGTCTTGGAGCACGGTGAACTGATCACCGCGATCGAGGTACCGGCACTGCCGTTCGCCACCCGCTCCCGCTACCGGAAGGTACGCGACCGCGCGTCGTACGCCTTCGCGCTGGTCTCGGTGGCGGCGGCGGTCGACGTGGCGGACGGTGCGGTGCGGGACGTCCGGATCGCGCTCGGCGGGGTGGCGCACAAGCCCTGGCGGGCCAGCCGGGCCGAGGAGCTGCTGCGCGGTGGCCCGGCGCGGGAGGACATCTTCCGGACGGCCGCCGAGGCGGAGTTCGCGCAGGCCAGACCGCTGCCGGGGAACGCCTTCAAGGTGCCGATGGGCCGCAACACCCTGATCCGGACCCTGTTGGACCTGGTCGACGGACCCGCCTGACCAGGCGGTCGGCTCCGTCAGGGCGTACGCCGGGCAGGAAGCCGGCCTCTCCGGCCTTGCCGGCCCCGCCGGGCCCTCCGGGCTGCGATCGGGGCGGCCCGGCTGGCCGATCCGGCGGGCGCGGGTAGGTTGATCTGGAACAACGCGCACCGCATCGGCCCCGGGTACCCGGGCCGGACTGGACCGCAGGAGAGATCAACCACATGAACGCAGCGCCGACAGTGCCGACCCGCCAGCTGGCCAACGGTGCCGAGATCCCGCAGATCGGCTTCGGCACCTGGCCACTGTCCGACGCCGAGGCCGAGCGGGCCGTCGCCGAGGCGATCGGGGCCGGCTACCGGCTGATCGACACCGCCTACAAGTACGGCAACGAGGTCGGCGTCGGCCGTGGCCTGCGCGCCTCGGGCGTGCCCCGGGAGGAACTCTTCGTCACCAGCAAGCTCAACGGCGAGTGGCACGGCCGGGAGAGGGTGCGGGAGGCGTTCGAGGACAGCATCGGCAAGCTCGGCATCGACTACCTTGACCTCTACCTGATCCACTGGCCGATGCCCTGGCGGGACCGGTACGTCGACGCCTTCCTCGGCCTCGCCGACCTGCTCCGGGAGGGCCGGGTGCGGGCCGTCGGGCTGTCGAACTTCAAACCGGCGCACATCGGCCGGATCCGCGCCGCCACCGACGTGACGCCGGACGTCAACCAGATCCAGTTGGACCCGACGCTGACCCGGGACGCCGCCCGGGCGTACCACCGGGAGCACGGCATCGTCACCGAGTCCTGGGGGCCGATCGGGCACGGCGGCGAACTCCTCGCCCATCCCACGGTGACCGGCCTGGCCGACCGGTACGGCCGCACGCCCGCGCAGGTCGTGCTCCGTTGGCACCTCGAACTGGGGCTGGTCCCGATCCCGAAGACCGCCTCGGCGGAGCGGATGAAGAGCAACATCGACGTCTTCGACTTCACCCTCTCCCCGGAGGACGTCGCCGCGCTCTCCGCGCTCGACCGGGGCGAGGAGGCGGCCACCGACTCCGACACGACCGGGCACTGACCCGGCGGCGAGCCTGGGCTGCGGCTGCGGCTGCGGCAGTCAGCGGCTACGGCAGCGGCAGTCAGGGCAGGCAGGGGCAGTCAGCGGCTACGGCAGTTCCATCGTTTCCGCGACCGCGATCTCGGACAGGGCGGCGGCCAGGAGGTCGCCGGCCGTCCCACCGGTGACGGCGAGCAGGTCGGCGACGAGCAGCGGCGCGTGCCGGGCCACCGCCGCCGGCTCGGCCGCGGGCACCCCGTCGGCCAGCTGGTGTACGCCGAGCGCGCCGGTCAGCAGCAACGCCAGCACCTCCACGTCCAGCTCCGCCAGCCAGCCGGCGTTGCTCCGGGCGCACCTGACGAGTACGGCCTGCACGTCCTCGCCGGCCAGCCCGTCCGGGTGCGCCTGTTCGAGCAGCAGCCGGAGTACGGTGCCGAGCACCAGCCCGACCTGTTCTGCGGGGAGCGGGGCCAGCTCGCCGGCGGCCTCGTCGAGGGCGGCCCGGTCCTGTTCGCGTACCGCCGCCACGGCACGGAGGGTGGCCTGCGAGATGGCCCGGGGCACCGGTGTGGTCATCCGGACATTCAACCGGACGTACCCGGGCCGGCCGGCCGCACCCCGGACCGGCGCAGCACCCCGACCGGTCTGCCGCACCCCCGACCGGCCCGCCGCGCTTCGGACCCTGACCCGCCGCACTTCGGACCGGGGCTCAGTCCCCGGTGAGGAGTCGGTCGAAGCTGGTGGTGAGCCGGAACGGGTCGGCGGCCTCCGCCGGTTCGTGCCGGGCGACCTGGTCGGCGAGTTCCCGGGCGGCCCGGTCGATCCGGCCGCGCAGGGTGCCCTGTGCGCTGCCGCCGGCCCAGTCCTCGGGGGCGGCGAAAACCGAGGTCGGTACGACCACCGCGCGCAGATAGCTGAACATCGGCCGGAGCGCGTGTTCGAGCGCGAGGGAGTGCCGGGCGGTGCCGCCGGTCGCGCCGATCAGCACCGGCCGGTCGACCAGGGCGTCGTCGCCGAGCACGTCGAAGAACGCCTTGAACAGCCCGCTGTACGAGGCGTTGAAGATCGGCGACACCACGATCAGCCCGTCGGCGGCGGCGACCGTGTCCAGCGCCCGCTTGAGCGCCGCCGGAGGAAATCCGGCGAGCAGGTGGTTCACGATGTCGTGCCCGTGGTCGCGCAGCTCGACCACCTCGGTACGGATCGGCACGTCCCGGCGGTCGAGTTCGGCGACGGTGGCCGCGCCGAGCTGGTCGGCGAGCAGCCGGGTCGAGGAGGGCACCCGCAGCCCGGCCGAGACCACCACGAGGGTCCGGGTCGTCATCGGGCCCCCGCCTCGGCCTGCGCCCCGGCCGCCGCGTCCCGGGCGGCCTTCATCGAGGCGTGCGTCGGCGCCTCGGGTACGTGCCCGGGACGCAGTGCGGCGAACTCCCGCCGGAGCACCGGTACGACCTCCTCGCCGAGGATGTCCAGCTGCTCCAGTACGGTCTTCAGCGGCAGTCCGGCGTGGTCGACCAGGAAGAGCTGCCGCTGGTAGTCGCCGACGTAGTCCCGGAAGGTGAGGGTGCGGTCGATCACCTGCTGCGGACTGCCGACGGTCAGCGGGGTCTCCCGGGTGAACTCCTCCAGCGACGGGCCGTGCCCGTAGACGGGGGCGTTGTCGAAGTACGGCCGGAACTCGCGTACGGCGTCCTGGGAGTTGCGGCGCATGAAGACCTGGCCGCCGAGGCCGACGATGGCCCGGTCGGGGTCGCCGTGGCCGTAGTGGGCGAACCGCTGCCGGTAGAGGCCCACCATCCGCTGGGTGTGCTCCTTCGGCCAGAAGATGTGGTTGGCGAAGAACCCGTCGCCGTAGTACGCGGCCTGCTCGGCGATCTCGGGACTGCGGATGGAGCCGTGCCAGACGAACGGCGGGATGCCGTCCAGCGGTCGGGGGGTGGAGGTGAAGGACTGCAACGGGGTGCGGAACTTTCCCTGCCAGTCGACGACGTCCTCGCGCCAGAGCCGGCGCAGCAGGTCGTAGTTGTTGATCGCCAGCGGGATGCCGTTGCGGATGTCCTGCCCGAACCACGGGTAGACCGGTCCGGTGTTGCCGCGCCCCATCATCAGGTCGACCCGGCCGTCGGCCAGGTGCTGCAACATGGCGTAGTCCTCGGCGATCTTCACCGGGTCGTTGGTGGTGATCAGGGTGGTCGCGGTGGAGAGCAGCAGCCGGCTGGTCCGGGCCGCGACGTACCCGAGCATGGTGGTGGGTGAGGACGGCACGAACGGCGGGTTGTGGTGCTCGCCGGTGGCGAACACGTCGAGACCGGCCTCTTCCGCCTTCAACGCGATGGCGACCATGGCCTTGATCCGCTCCGCCTCGGACGGCTCCCGTCCGTTGGTCGGATCCGGGGTCACGTCCCCCACGCTGAAGATCCCGAACTGCATCGCCCGCTCCTCACTCGGTCCCGGCGCCAGTCCCCGGGTCGCCCCGCACAACATACTTGCGTCGTCAACTATTCCGTGGGCCACCCGGCGCCGGCCGATCCGGCTCCCTGACAGACGTCGGCTACCCTGCGTGATCTCTGCCATGCCGGCGGTTCGGGGGTGCGCGGAACCGGGCGGATACGTTATCCATGTCGGGTGAAGGCTGGCAGCGCAGGACAGGACGAGGCGGCACCGACCGGCGCACCGCGCACCGAGCCGGCGGCGGGCCAGTGGGTCCGCCCCGGGCCGACCCCGCAGCAGCGTCGGCGCGACCTCTACCTCGGCCTGTCGATGGCGGCGCTCGGCCTGCTCGGCGTGGTGCTGGCGAACAGCATGGGCAGTTTCCCGCTCGGCGACCCGCCGGCCTGGCCCGAGCAGCTCGGCTGGACGGTCGCGGGCAGCCTGCCGCTGATCTGGCGACGCAGCCATCCGGAGATCAGCACCAGTGTGATCGCCGCGGTCTTCATCGCCGCCCAGGTACGACACAATCCCGATGTGTTCGTCGCGTCCGCGTCGCTCTTCGTCACCGTCTACACCCTCGGCGCCTGGGGGCGGGACCGCCGGCTCTCGGCCAGGATCAGGATCGGGATCATCGTCGCGATGTTCACCTGGCTGGTGATCGCAGCCGGATTGAGTATCGCCTCGGCGGAGTCGAACTTTCCGGGCGCGGCAGGCCCGATCTCCCCGCTGGTCGCCGCCGCCATCACCACCGTGCTGTTCAACCTCGCCTTCTTCCTTATCGCCTACCTGCTCGGCAACCGCACCTGGACCTCGGCGTTGCGGCAGCACGAGCTGGAGGTGCAGGCCGAGGAGTTGCGCCGGTCCCGGGCCGAGAACGCCGAGCGGGCCGTCACCAGGGAACGGGTCAGGATCGCCCGGGAACTGCACGACGTCGTCGCGCACCACGTCTCGGTGATGGGCGTGCAGGCCAGCGCGAGCCGGCGGGTGATGGACAAGGACCCGGCGAAGGCCAAGATCGCGTTGGCCGCGGTGGAGCAGAGCGCGCGTACCGCCGTGGACGAGTTGCGCCGGATGCTCGGCGTACTGCGCGACGCGGGTGCCGGCGACGCCGCCCTCGGCTACGGGCTGGACCAGGTCGACAGCCTGTTCCAGGGGGCCAGGGACGCCGGGCTCGCCGTGGAGTACAGCGTGCACGGCACGCCGGTACCGCTGCCCGAGTCGATCTCGCTGGCCGGGTACCGGGTGGTCCAGGAGGCGGTGACGAACACCATCAAGCACGCCCGGGCGAACGCGGTCGACGTACGGGTCCGGTATCTGCGCCGGGAGGTCGAGGTGGAGGTGACCGACGACGGGCGTACCGCACCGGCCCCGTCACGAGCCCGGTCCGGGGACGGCGGTGGCGGGCTCGGGCTGATCGGGATGCGGGAACGGGTGGCCGCGCACGACGGCAGCCTGGAGGTGGGTGCCCGGACCGACGGCGGTTTCCGGGTACGGGCCCGCTTCCCGATCGCCGAGGGCGGTGCCGCCGGGGCCGGGATCGACGGCCTGCGGCCAGCCGGGGACCGGGCGTGAGGGCGTGACCGTGCCGAACCCGAACCCGACCGTGCCGAACCCGACCGGGCCGGATCCGAACCCGCCGGTCCGGGTGCTCCTCGCCGACGACCAGCACCTGGTCCGGGCCGGGTTGCGGATCATCCTGGAGACGGAGGAGGACTTCGAGGTGGTCGGCGAGGCGGCGGACGGCCGACAGGCGGTCGAGCTCGCCCTGGCCCAGCGGCCCGACGTCGTGCTGCTGGACGTGGAGATGCCGCACCTGGACGGGCTGGCGGCGACCCGGCAGATCGTGGCGGCCACCGGAGCGGATGGCCCGGCGGTGCTGATCCTGACCACCTTCGACCGGGACGACTACCTCTTCGCCGCGCTCCAGGCCGGGGCGAGCGGCTTCCTGCTGAAGAACGGCTCACCGGAGGAGCTGATCGAGGCGGTCCGGATCCTGGCCCGGGGCGACGCGCTGCTCGCCCCGCAGATCACCCGGCGGGTGATCGCGACCTTCGCCGCCCGGGCCGGCGCGGCTGCCCCGACGCCGGGGCAGCCCGGTCCGGGCGGCGGCGGGCCGGCCGAGCTGGACCGGCGCCGGCTGGCCGAGCTGACCGAGCGGGAACGGGAGGTACTCGTGCAGCTCGCCGGGGGCGCCTCCAACGCCGAGATCGCCCAGCGGCTGCTGCTCGGCGAGGCGACAGTGAAGACGCACGTCTCCCGGGTACTGATGAAGCTCGGACTGCGCGACCGTACCCAGGCGGTCGTCTTCGCGTACGAGCACGGGGTGGTGACCCCGGGCGGTGCCGGCGGCTGACCGGCCCGGCCGCCGGGTGCGGAGCCGGCTCGCCCGCTCGGGAAGTGGATCATCCCTGCGGTTCCGCCGCGCGACGGACGCCGGCGCAGCCGGGCCGGACTAGCCTCGGCTCCGCCGGTGCGGGGTGCAGCGGCGGAGATCCTGGCGAAGGAGGCCGGATGCTGCGCGTGGCGTCCGTCGACCGGTCGTTCGGCGGCCGGAGAGTGCTCGACGACATCTCGTTCGTGGTGACCCCGGGTCGGATGACCGGTTTCGTCGGTGCCAACGGTGCCGGCAAGACCACCTCGATGCGGATCATCCTCGGCCTGCTCGCCGCGGACGCGGGCACGGTCACCTGGAACGGTCGGCCGATCACCCGGGCGGTCCGGCAGCGCTTCGGCTACATGCCCGAGGAGCGCGGCCTCTACCCGAAGATGAAGGTACGCGAACAGCTCGTCTACCTCGGCCGGCTCTACGGGTTGACCGCGCCGGCCGCCCGGCGCAGCGTCGACGACCTGCTCGACCGGGTCGGCCTGACCGAGCGGGCCGACGACCCGGTGGAGAAGCTCTCCCTCGGCAACCAGCAGCGGGCTCAGATCGCGGCGGCGCTGGTGCACGATCCCGAGGTGCTGATCCTGGACGAGCCCTTCTCCGGGCTCGACCCGATCGCCGTGGAGGCGATCGCCGGGGTACTCCGGGAGCGGGCCGCCGCGGGCGCGCCGGTGCTCTTCTCCAGCCACCAGCTCGACGTGGTGGAACGGCTCTGCGACGACCTGGTGATCATCGCCGCCGGTGCGGTACGCGCCGCCGGCAGCCGCACCGACCTGCGCACCCGGTACGCCACCCCGCGCTACCAGCTGGTGCTCGACGGCGACGCCGGCTGGGTCCGTGACCTGCCCGGCGTCTCCATAGTGGACCTCGACGGCGCCCGGGTGGTGCTCGAACTCGCCGACCCCGGCGACGACCAGACGGTGCTGCGGGCCGCCCTCGCCCGGGGCCCGGTACGCGCCTTCGGTCCCGTCGTACCCTCGCTCGCCGAGATCTTCCGGGAGGTAACCCAGTGACGACGCTCGCCCCGCCGCCCGCCCGGACCGAGGCCGGACCGGTAAGCGGCACCTCGTTGTGGGCCGCGACCAAGCTGGTCGCCGGCCGGGAGATCGCGGTCAAGATCCGCGACCGGACGTTCCTGATCAGCACCGTCCTCTTCCTGCTGATCGCGGCGGCCAGCACCGTGCTGCCGGCGATCTTCGCCAACAGCGGCTCGACGGTGGCGGTGGTCGGCTCCGGCGACACCGCCAGCACACTGGACCGGGCCGGCATGGAGGTGGTGTCCGCCACCGACGTGGCGGCGGCCGAGCGGCTGATCCGGGACGGCGACGTGGACGCCGCGGTGGTGCCGGACGACGGCGGCGGGGTCCGGGTGCTGGCGATGGACCGTACCCCGGACTCGGTGGTCCGGGCGCTGAGCAGCGCTCCCCCGGTGCAGCTGCTCGACCCGGACACGGTCGACCCGATGCTGGCCTTCCTGGTGCCGGTGTCCTTTTCGATGGTCTTCTTCTTCCTCTCCATCAGCTTCGGCGTGCAGATCGCACAGAGCGTCACCGAGGAGAAGCAGACCCGGATCGTGGAGATCCTGGTGACGGCGGTGCCGGTCCGGGCCCTG is from Micromonospora sp. WMMD1102 and encodes:
- a CDS encoding ABC transporter permease, which encodes MWAATKLVAGREIAVKIRDRTFLISTVLFLLIAAASTVLPAIFANSGSTVAVVGSGDTASTLDRAGMEVVSATDVAAAERLIRDGDVDAAVVPDDGGGVRVLAMDRTPDSVVRALSSAPPVQLLDPDTVDPMLAFLVPVSFSMVFFFLSISFGVQIAQSVTEEKQTRIVEILVTAVPVRALLAGKVLGNGALAFGQVMLIALVAVVSMQAVGGDTALLGQLGPAIAWFIPFFVVGFVLLASLWAVTGALVSRQEDISGASGPIQLLIMVPFFLVIFFNSNPTAMTALSYVPFSAPTAMPLRLFFGDAATWEPVLALLILLAAAALCIALAARLYEGSLLRTNGKTSLRAAWQERETRVS